A window from Neodiprion fabricii isolate iyNeoFabr1 chromosome 2, iyNeoFabr1.1, whole genome shotgun sequence encodes these proteins:
- the LOC124176426 gene encoding putative fatty acyl-CoA reductase CG5065 isoform X2, with protein sequence MDQASEIQSFYSGRSIFITGASGLMGKVLLEKLLYCCSDLKCIYILLRQKRGRSVEARVDDMFKLPMFHRVRKLNPALMEKVVPMEGDVTLDNLGLDEQQRKTLAEEVSIVYHCAATLRLEAKLKDAVEMNTVGTSRVLELCGTMKGLKCLLHLSTAFCHVDQDELGERVYEANEDPRDVMRMIQWMDEDAINLVTPKLIEPHPNTYTYSKRLAETLVADEYATLPCAIARPSIVTPAWKEPLPGWVDSLNGPVGLIVAGSKGVLRSMHCNGNYHAEVVPVDLAINALIVISVKIGTAKEKPKKIPVYNITQSGVVPITWGEVLEKGKKIAREYPFDGAIWYPDGDIRSSKFVHELFVFFFHLIPAYFIDFLMLLFRQKRFMVRIQRRISDGLEVLQYFTTREWIFHNTNLINLSNEMSPKDKELFPIDFYNVEQVTYMTDVVLGARQYCMKEKLDTLPRARRHLKMLYVIHITAVYAFYFGIIYYVCKNFETARFCLDFVTEGLKSVPIIGGLIERVH encoded by the exons ATGGATCAGGCGAGTGAAATACAATCGTTCTACAGTGGACGCTCAATTTTCATTACCGGAGCCTCGGGCCTGATGGGTAAGGTCTTACTCGAAAAGCTTCTCTACTGCTGCAGTGATTTGAAATGCATCTACATCCTTCTTCGCCAGAAACGTGGACGCTCGGTGGAAGCTCGTGTCGACGATATGTTCAAACTCCCG atGTTTCACCGTGTCCGAAAATTAAATCCCGCCTTGATGGAAAAAGTAGTGCCGATGGAGGGTGACGTGACACTGGATAACCTTGGGCTGGACGAACAACAACGAAAAACTCTTGCCGAGGAAGTATCGATTGTGTACCATTGCGCGGCTACTCTTCGCCTGGAAGCTAAACTAAAAGATGCCGTCGAAATGAATACG GTGGGTACGAGTAGGGTGCTTGAACTCTGCGGGACAATGAAAGGGCTGAAGTGCTTGTTGCACCTTAGTACAGCCTTCTGCCATGTGGACCAGGATGAACTTGGCGAGAGGGTTTACGAAGCGAACGAGGACCCTCGGGACGTAATGCGTATGATACAATGGATGGATGAAGATGCCATTAACCTCGTAACACCAAA ATTAATCGAACCACATCCAAACACATACACGTACTCGAAGAGGCTTGCCGAAACACTGGTCGCCGATGAATACGCAACATTGCCTTGCGCGATCGCCAGACCATCGATTG tAACCCCAGCATGGAAAGAACCGCTACCTGGGTGGGTGGACAGCCTTAACGGACCCGTGGGACTCATCGTAGCTGGCAGCAAAGGTGTCCTACGGTCAATGCACTGCAACGGCAACTATCACGCAGAAGTTGTCCCCGTTGATTTGGCAATAAATGCCCTCATAGTCATCTCTGTAAAAATCGGTACAGCAAAAGAAAA GCCGAAGAAAATACCTGTTTACAACATCACCCAAAGTGGGGTAGTGCCAATCACTTGGGGTGAAGTCCTtgagaaaggaaagaagatTGCGCGTGAGTATCCCTTTGACGGAGCTATCTGGTATCCGGACGGTGACATACGGAGCAGCAAGTTTGTACACGAactcttcgtcttcttcttccaccTGATTCCTGCCTATTTCATCGATTTTCTAATGCTGTTATTCCGACAGAAGCGTTT CATGGTCCGCATTCAAAGACGTATCTCCGACGGCCTCGAGGTTCTCCAGTATTTTACGACACGCGAATGGATATTCCACAACACCAATCTGATCAACCTTTCAAACGAGATGAGTCCAAAGGACAAGGAGTTATTCCCAATAGATTTTTATAACGTCGAACAAGTTACCTACATGACCGATGTTGTCCTGGGTGCAAGGCAGTACtgtatgaaagaaaaacttgacACGCTTCCCAGGGCGCGGCGGCATCTTAAAAT GTTGTACGTGATTCATATCACCGCGGTCTACGCCTTTTACTTCggaattatttattacgtaTGCAAGAATTTTGAGACAGCCAGATTCTGCCTTGACTTTGTCACGGAAGGCTTGAAAAGTGTCCCGATTATCGGAGGATTGATCGAGAGGGTGCATTAG
- the LOC124176426 gene encoding putative fatty acyl-CoA reductase CG5065 isoform X4 — protein sequence MFHRVRKLNPALMEKVVPMEGDVTLDNLGLDEQQRKTLAEEVSIVYHCAATLRLEAKLKDAVEMNTVGTSRVLELCGTMKGLKCLLHLSTAFCHVDQDELGERVYEANEDPRDVMRMIQWMDEDAINLVTPKLIEPHPNTYTYSKRLAETLVADEYATLPCAIARPSIVTPAWKEPLPGWVDSLNGPVGLIVAGSKGVLRSMHCNGNYHAEVVPVDLAINALIVISVKIGTAKEKPKKIPVYNITQSGVVPITWGEVLEKGKKIAREYPFDGAIWYPDGDIRSSKFVHELFVFFFHLIPAYFIDFLMLLFRQKRFMVRIQRRISDGLEVLQYFTTREWIFHNTNLINLSNEMSPKDKELFPIDFYNVEQVTYMTDVVLGARQYCMKEKLDTLPRARRHLKMLYVIHITAVYAFYFGIIYYVCKNFETARFCLDFVTEGLKSVPIIGGLIERVH from the exons atGTTTCACCGTGTCCGAAAATTAAATCCCGCCTTGATGGAAAAAGTAGTGCCGATGGAGGGTGACGTGACACTGGATAACCTTGGGCTGGACGAACAACAACGAAAAACTCTTGCCGAGGAAGTATCGATTGTGTACCATTGCGCGGCTACTCTTCGCCTGGAAGCTAAACTAAAAGATGCCGTCGAAATGAATACG GTGGGTACGAGTAGGGTGCTTGAACTCTGCGGGACAATGAAAGGGCTGAAGTGCTTGTTGCACCTTAGTACAGCCTTCTGCCATGTGGACCAGGATGAACTTGGCGAGAGGGTTTACGAAGCGAACGAGGACCCTCGGGACGTAATGCGTATGATACAATGGATGGATGAAGATGCCATTAACCTCGTAACACCAAA ATTAATCGAACCACATCCAAACACATACACGTACTCGAAGAGGCTTGCCGAAACACTGGTCGCCGATGAATACGCAACATTGCCTTGCGCGATCGCCAGACCATCGATTG tAACCCCAGCATGGAAAGAACCGCTACCTGGGTGGGTGGACAGCCTTAACGGACCCGTGGGACTCATCGTAGCTGGCAGCAAAGGTGTCCTACGGTCAATGCACTGCAACGGCAACTATCACGCAGAAGTTGTCCCCGTTGATTTGGCAATAAATGCCCTCATAGTCATCTCTGTAAAAATCGGTACAGCAAAAGAAAA GCCGAAGAAAATACCTGTTTACAACATCACCCAAAGTGGGGTAGTGCCAATCACTTGGGGTGAAGTCCTtgagaaaggaaagaagatTGCGCGTGAGTATCCCTTTGACGGAGCTATCTGGTATCCGGACGGTGACATACGGAGCAGCAAGTTTGTACACGAactcttcgtcttcttcttccaccTGATTCCTGCCTATTTCATCGATTTTCTAATGCTGTTATTCCGACAGAAGCGTTT CATGGTCCGCATTCAAAGACGTATCTCCGACGGCCTCGAGGTTCTCCAGTATTTTACGACACGCGAATGGATATTCCACAACACCAATCTGATCAACCTTTCAAACGAGATGAGTCCAAAGGACAAGGAGTTATTCCCAATAGATTTTTATAACGTCGAACAAGTTACCTACATGACCGATGTTGTCCTGGGTGCAAGGCAGTACtgtatgaaagaaaaacttgacACGCTTCCCAGGGCGCGGCGGCATCTTAAAAT GTTGTACGTGATTCATATCACCGCGGTCTACGCCTTTTACTTCggaattatttattacgtaTGCAAGAATTTTGAGACAGCCAGATTCTGCCTTGACTTTGTCACGGAAGGCTTGAAAAGTGTCCCGATTATCGGAGGATTGATCGAGAGGGTGCATTAG
- the LOC124176426 gene encoding putative fatty acyl-CoA reductase CG5065 isoform X1: protein MCCNKRTAMDQASEIQSFYSGRSIFITGASGLMGKVLLEKLLYCCSDLKCIYILLRQKRGRSVEARVDDMFKLPMFHRVRKLNPALMEKVVPMEGDVTLDNLGLDEQQRKTLAEEVSIVYHCAATLRLEAKLKDAVEMNTVGTSRVLELCGTMKGLKCLLHLSTAFCHVDQDELGERVYEANEDPRDVMRMIQWMDEDAINLVTPKLIEPHPNTYTYSKRLAETLVADEYATLPCAIARPSIVTPAWKEPLPGWVDSLNGPVGLIVAGSKGVLRSMHCNGNYHAEVVPVDLAINALIVISVKIGTAKEKPKKIPVYNITQSGVVPITWGEVLEKGKKIAREYPFDGAIWYPDGDIRSSKFVHELFVFFFHLIPAYFIDFLMLLFRQKRFMVRIQRRISDGLEVLQYFTTREWIFHNTNLINLSNEMSPKDKELFPIDFYNVEQVTYMTDVVLGARQYCMKEKLDTLPRARRHLKMLYVIHITAVYAFYFGIIYYVCKNFETARFCLDFVTEGLKSVPIIGGLIERVH, encoded by the exons ATGTGTTGCAA TAAACGTACCGCGATGGATCAGGCGAGTGAAATACAATCGTTCTACAGTGGACGCTCAATTTTCATTACCGGAGCCTCGGGCCTGATGGGTAAGGTCTTACTCGAAAAGCTTCTCTACTGCTGCAGTGATTTGAAATGCATCTACATCCTTCTTCGCCAGAAACGTGGACGCTCGGTGGAAGCTCGTGTCGACGATATGTTCAAACTCCCG atGTTTCACCGTGTCCGAAAATTAAATCCCGCCTTGATGGAAAAAGTAGTGCCGATGGAGGGTGACGTGACACTGGATAACCTTGGGCTGGACGAACAACAACGAAAAACTCTTGCCGAGGAAGTATCGATTGTGTACCATTGCGCGGCTACTCTTCGCCTGGAAGCTAAACTAAAAGATGCCGTCGAAATGAATACG GTGGGTACGAGTAGGGTGCTTGAACTCTGCGGGACAATGAAAGGGCTGAAGTGCTTGTTGCACCTTAGTACAGCCTTCTGCCATGTGGACCAGGATGAACTTGGCGAGAGGGTTTACGAAGCGAACGAGGACCCTCGGGACGTAATGCGTATGATACAATGGATGGATGAAGATGCCATTAACCTCGTAACACCAAA ATTAATCGAACCACATCCAAACACATACACGTACTCGAAGAGGCTTGCCGAAACACTGGTCGCCGATGAATACGCAACATTGCCTTGCGCGATCGCCAGACCATCGATTG tAACCCCAGCATGGAAAGAACCGCTACCTGGGTGGGTGGACAGCCTTAACGGACCCGTGGGACTCATCGTAGCTGGCAGCAAAGGTGTCCTACGGTCAATGCACTGCAACGGCAACTATCACGCAGAAGTTGTCCCCGTTGATTTGGCAATAAATGCCCTCATAGTCATCTCTGTAAAAATCGGTACAGCAAAAGAAAA GCCGAAGAAAATACCTGTTTACAACATCACCCAAAGTGGGGTAGTGCCAATCACTTGGGGTGAAGTCCTtgagaaaggaaagaagatTGCGCGTGAGTATCCCTTTGACGGAGCTATCTGGTATCCGGACGGTGACATACGGAGCAGCAAGTTTGTACACGAactcttcgtcttcttcttccaccTGATTCCTGCCTATTTCATCGATTTTCTAATGCTGTTATTCCGACAGAAGCGTTT CATGGTCCGCATTCAAAGACGTATCTCCGACGGCCTCGAGGTTCTCCAGTATTTTACGACACGCGAATGGATATTCCACAACACCAATCTGATCAACCTTTCAAACGAGATGAGTCCAAAGGACAAGGAGTTATTCCCAATAGATTTTTATAACGTCGAACAAGTTACCTACATGACCGATGTTGTCCTGGGTGCAAGGCAGTACtgtatgaaagaaaaacttgacACGCTTCCCAGGGCGCGGCGGCATCTTAAAAT GTTGTACGTGATTCATATCACCGCGGTCTACGCCTTTTACTTCggaattatttattacgtaTGCAAGAATTTTGAGACAGCCAGATTCTGCCTTGACTTTGTCACGGAAGGCTTGAAAAGTGTCCCGATTATCGGAGGATTGATCGAGAGGGTGCATTAG
- the LOC124176426 gene encoding putative fatty acyl-CoA reductase CG5065 isoform X3, with translation MCCNKRTAMDQASEIQSFYSGRSIFITGASGLMGKVLLEKLLYCCSDLKCIYILLRQKRGRSVEARVDDMFKLPMFHRVRKLNPALMEKVVPMEGDVTLDNLGLDEQQRKTLAEEVSIVYHCAATLRLEAKLKDAVEMNTVGTSRVLELCGTMKGLKCLLHLSTAFCHVDQDELGERVYEANEDPRDVMRMIQWMDEDAINLVTPKLIEPHPNTYTYSKRLAETLVADEYATLPCAIARPSIVTPAWKEPLPGWVDSLNGPVGLIVAGSKGVLRSMHCNGNYHAEVVPVDLAINALIVISVKIGTAKEKPKKIPVYNITQSGVVPITWGEVLEKGKKIAREYPFDGAIWYPDGDIRSSKFVHELFVFFFHLIPAYFIDFLMLLFRQKRFMVRIQRRISDGLEVLQYFTTREWIFHNTNLINLSNEMSPKDKELFPIDFYNVEQVTYMTDVVLGARQYCMKEKLDTLPRARRHLKMLMRRPTACLRRGFAT, from the exons ATGTGTTGCAA TAAACGTACCGCGATGGATCAGGCGAGTGAAATACAATCGTTCTACAGTGGACGCTCAATTTTCATTACCGGAGCCTCGGGCCTGATGGGTAAGGTCTTACTCGAAAAGCTTCTCTACTGCTGCAGTGATTTGAAATGCATCTACATCCTTCTTCGCCAGAAACGTGGACGCTCGGTGGAAGCTCGTGTCGACGATATGTTCAAACTCCCG atGTTTCACCGTGTCCGAAAATTAAATCCCGCCTTGATGGAAAAAGTAGTGCCGATGGAGGGTGACGTGACACTGGATAACCTTGGGCTGGACGAACAACAACGAAAAACTCTTGCCGAGGAAGTATCGATTGTGTACCATTGCGCGGCTACTCTTCGCCTGGAAGCTAAACTAAAAGATGCCGTCGAAATGAATACG GTGGGTACGAGTAGGGTGCTTGAACTCTGCGGGACAATGAAAGGGCTGAAGTGCTTGTTGCACCTTAGTACAGCCTTCTGCCATGTGGACCAGGATGAACTTGGCGAGAGGGTTTACGAAGCGAACGAGGACCCTCGGGACGTAATGCGTATGATACAATGGATGGATGAAGATGCCATTAACCTCGTAACACCAAA ATTAATCGAACCACATCCAAACACATACACGTACTCGAAGAGGCTTGCCGAAACACTGGTCGCCGATGAATACGCAACATTGCCTTGCGCGATCGCCAGACCATCGATTG tAACCCCAGCATGGAAAGAACCGCTACCTGGGTGGGTGGACAGCCTTAACGGACCCGTGGGACTCATCGTAGCTGGCAGCAAAGGTGTCCTACGGTCAATGCACTGCAACGGCAACTATCACGCAGAAGTTGTCCCCGTTGATTTGGCAATAAATGCCCTCATAGTCATCTCTGTAAAAATCGGTACAGCAAAAGAAAA GCCGAAGAAAATACCTGTTTACAACATCACCCAAAGTGGGGTAGTGCCAATCACTTGGGGTGAAGTCCTtgagaaaggaaagaagatTGCGCGTGAGTATCCCTTTGACGGAGCTATCTGGTATCCGGACGGTGACATACGGAGCAGCAAGTTTGTACACGAactcttcgtcttcttcttccaccTGATTCCTGCCTATTTCATCGATTTTCTAATGCTGTTATTCCGACAGAAGCGTTT CATGGTCCGCATTCAAAGACGTATCTCCGACGGCCTCGAGGTTCTCCAGTATTTTACGACACGCGAATGGATATTCCACAACACCAATCTGATCAACCTTTCAAACGAGATGAGTCCAAAGGACAAGGAGTTATTCCCAATAGATTTTTATAACGTCGAACAAGTTACCTACATGACCGATGTTGTCCTGGGTGCAAGGCAGTACtgtatgaaagaaaaacttgacACGCTTCCCAGGGCGCGGCGGCATCTTAAAAT GTT AATGCGTCGGCCTACCGCATGCCTACGCAGAGGGTTTGCAACGTAA